In Candidatus Caccoplasma merdavium, the sequence CACATAGCCGATGTGGACTTTCCCGAAGAACGGGAGTATGTGATGTTCGCAAAACGAGTAAAACTCGATGTCTTTGACAACGACCATTTGTCCGCGGGAGCCGTATTCTTCTTTGAAAATGGCCGATTTGATGATGGCTTCGGGCGACTTCTTGTAGCCCGATGTGAGCGCGAGCATGGCTTTGGCTGCACGCAGGGGCGTCTTTACGAGGCCCTCGCGGGTGGGGTCTTCGCCCAGAATTTCGAGTATGGCTTTGTAATGGGCGGCCAACAGTTCCACGCGCTGGTCGTCAGAAAGATTCTTTATACTGTCGGACATGTATTATTCTTTATATAAGGGCAACACGATTTCGTCTTTGACGATACGCATCTCGACCGAATATTTGGGAAATTTTTTCTTCAACTTCTGCATCTGCACATTGGCTTCTTCGTAGGTGCGATAATCGCCTACTCGCAGACGCCAAAAGGGGGAGAGGTAAGTTACATAGATGGGAATCTCGGGCATATCCTGTGCCACGACGTCGGAACGCAACTCGGCCTCTTCGCGGGAGTCGCGCTTGTTGTCGGAGAAAAGTTGTATGCGGT encodes:
- the folE gene encoding GTP cyclohydrolase I FolE, which translates into the protein MSDSIKNLSDDQRVELLAAHYKAILEILGEDPTREGLVKTPLRAAKAMLALTSGYKKSPEAIIKSAIFKEEYGSRGQMVVVKDIEFYSFCEHHILPFFGKVHIGYVPNGCVTGLSKLARLVDAFARRLQLQERLTAEICESLQAALDAQGVIVVVESRHLCMQMRGVEKQGAVTTTSSYTGVFEELARREEFFAMIGRR
- a CDS encoding SPOR domain-containing protein → MTLKSLFLSLLVVCGASVAKAQEYTTDTTIVQSLQRSVQGARVVLHQDSALDVRLSRNSGTLKVDKDGNIATQGYRIQLFSDNKRDSREEAELRSDVVAQDMPEIPIYVTYLSPFWRLRVGDYRTYEEANVQMQKLKKKFPKYSVEMRIVKDEIVLPLYKE